Part of the Falco biarmicus isolate bFalBia1 chromosome 4, bFalBia1.pri, whole genome shotgun sequence genome, TTTAGTCCTACTCAGTCCACAAGAAAGAAACTTTCATCAGTTAGTGTTTCCAAAATTCCTGGCACAGACTTCTACCGTATACACAGTGCTCTGCCGGCAGACCCACTGGCATCAACAAGCTCACTGACCTGTCCTCCAACCTTATTTCTCTCCCTATTGTCACTTTCTGAAGTGGCATTCCTAATGCAAGCTAAATTAACTTAATCTTATCTAGAACCGACTTACAAGATTTAAGTTTTATGAAATACATATTCTGATGTATGGGAGTAAGCCGTGAAAAGCCTGGCAGCTAATACCACTTGAGAATTGATACTTGGCTCAGAATCTCAACAGCTGtctttgtcttaaaaaaaaaaattgccttttttacCAAGTTTTGGTGATTCTATACATCCACTTCAGTGAAGCCTCgatgtttctgttcttgttcCGAAGTTGCTCTTCTGCTCTATCCATTACCCTGGCTAACAGCGAACGTACCACCGTCCCACGTTTCTGACTGTTAATCCCTCGCCCCCCTTCTCCTCTGGTTTGACGCTCGACAAACCTGCccggggagagggggaagaggaCGCAGGGCGGCGCGCGCCGTACCTGCAGCACCGACGACCTCTGCAGCACCTTCTCCTGCACCGCGGGGTACCGGGCCAGCTTGTCGCACAGCTCCTTGTGCTGGGGGTCGGTGAGCAGGGCCTCGCTGAACGCGACGTCGTGCCGGCTGAGCAGGCTGAACTTGTCCCTGCGGTAGAAAGTGGCCAGACCTTCGTGCTGCTTCTCCTTAATCTTGAACAGCCCCTCGAGCCCGAAAGCATCCAGGGCTGGGGCCAAGCTGTCCACGAAGACGGACTTGTCCACTTCCTGCAGGCAGATCAGGTCGGCGCTGTAGCCCGCCAGCTCCTTCTTGAGCAGGTTCTGCCGGTAGTCGAGCTCCAGGGCGTAGGGCGCGCAGTAGGGGTACAGCACGGTGCGGGAGAACTCTGTCTGCGCGTACACGTCGGCCAGCACGTTGTAGGAGACGGCGCGCAGCGCGCCCCCGCCGCACACCCGCCCGGTGTACAGGTGCCGCGCGTCGAAGGTGCAGGCGCCGGGCCCGGCCTCCACGGGGCCGCTGCTCTCCACCTCGCGGGGCGGCCCGTAGCGCTGCGCCGCGTCCCCGGGCGTGCAGCTCAGCTTCAGCCGCAGCCCCACCAGCGCGTTGGGGGGCGTGAAGACGCGCTCGCCCACCGCCGCCTCCACCcaggccgggccgccgccgcccgccgccgcctccccgccgggcGCCGGGCGCTGCTCGCGGTACCAGCGGAACAGGCAGTGCTGCGGCGCGGCGAACTCGGCGCTCAGCTTGGGGCAGACGGGGAAGCCGGCCAGCAGCGAGCGCGGCAGCTGCAGCTCGGTGAGCGCCGGCGGGTTGCGCTCCACGCGGTACTGCGCCTCCCCGATCTGCAGCACGGCGCCGTCCTGCCAGGCCGCCGCGTTCGGCACCTCCTCGGCCAC contains:
- the PDE12 gene encoding 2',5'-phosphodiesterase 12, producing MWRRLRSALRRLGGSPAALPAEGARPPAGRGAMERAVVRCVPSEAKLSLRFVLPDGSARHMQRDQAEPLGRALARIAANAAKGRTKAAKKNKKARAEGGPAAEGGPEAAAVPAVRLFSRDGEAVAEEVPNAAAWQDGAVLQIGEAQYRVERNPPALTELQLPRSLLAGFPVCPKLSAEFAAPQHCLFRWYREQRPAPGGEAAAGGGGPAWVEAAVGERVFTPPNALVGLRLKLSCTPGDAAQRYGPPREVESSGPVEAGPGACTFDARHLYTGRVCGGGALRAVSYNVLADVYAQTEFSRTVLYPYCAPYALELDYRQNLLKKELAGYSADLICLQEVDKSVFVDSLAPALDAFGLEGLFKIKEKQHEGLATFYRRDKFSLLSRHDVAFSEALLTDPQHKELCDKLARYPAVQEKVLQRSSVLQVSVLQSTTDPSRKICAANTHLYWHPKGGNIRLIQIAVALSHIKHVACDLYPGIPVIFCGDFNSTPSSGTYSFISSGSIAEDHEDWVSNGEEERCNMALSHPFKLLSACGEPAYTNYVGGFHGCLDYIFIDKNALEVEQVIPMPSHEEVTTHQALPSVSHPSDHIALVCDLKWK